The nucleotide window CCACGGCGGTTGCAGCAGCTGTGGGGATTGCCACGGCTGTCGGCTTCGATCTCGAAGCGGTCCAAATCACGCAGGGAGATGCTGAACAGGCGCGTGCAGCTGCACTGGAGGAGACATATGGCGGGATTGAGGGGCGGACAATGCCGCAGCAAATTCTCGATCTCCTGCCGGCCAATCCATTCCTGGACTTCACAGGAGCAAGGCCAACTTCTACAATATCTGTCGTGATTTTCGCTGCATTCCTGGGGATCGCCTTCCTTGGAGTCAGAAGGAAGTCTCCGGACCAGGCAGAGCTGTTCGCTAAGATAGTGGATGCTTTCTATGCAGTCATCATGAGGGTCGTGACACTGATTCTGAGGCTGACTCCGTATGGTGTTCTTGCGATCATGACCAAGACAGTTGCCTTAAGTGATTTCGATGCAATCCTCAAATTGGGTAAGTTCGTAGCCGCTTCTTATGTCGCGCTTGCCATCATGTTCATCATCCACTTGCTATTATTGACGATTGCTGGATTGAATCCGGTCACTTATGTTAAGAAAGCATTTCCTGTGCTTGCGTTTGCCTTCACTTCAAGGACGAGTGCAGGGGCGCTGCCATTGAATATCAAAACCCAGCGCTCACTTGGTGTTCCAGAGGGAATCGCGAACTTTGCAGGATCGTTTGGCCTATCAATCGGCCAAAACGGCTGTGCCGGAATTTATCCTGCTATGCTGGCAGTCATGATTGCGCCGACAGTAGGAATCGATCCATTGTCACCATCATTCCTGGCGACAGTGATTATAATTGTGG belongs to Mesobacillus sp. AQ2 and includes:
- a CDS encoding L-cystine transporter; the encoded protein is MTTGLVILNIAIMLGIIAILFYLQKKHVSFSKRVFIALGIGIIFGFALQLIYGAGSEIINKSADWFSIVGSGYVKFLQMVVMPLVFISILTAFTKLKLTNNIGKISTLILGLLVGTTAVAAAVGIATAVGFDLEAVQITQGDAEQARAAALEETYGGIEGRTMPQQILDLLPANPFLDFTGARPTSTISVVIFAAFLGIAFLGVRRKSPDQAELFAKIVDAFYAVIMRVVTLILRLTPYGVLAIMTKTVALSDFDAILKLGKFVAASYVALAIMFIIHLLLLTIAGLNPVTYVKKAFPVLAFAFTSRTSAGALPLNIKTQRSLGVPEGIANFAGSFGLSIGQNGCAGIYPAMLAVMIAPTVGIDPLSPSFLATVIIIVAISSFGVAGVGGGATFAALLVLSALNLPVGLAGLLISIEPLIDMGRTAVNVSGSMTSGILTSRITKEIDSTVYTDMNQKIEAEA